One genomic region from Cellulomonas hominis encodes:
- a CDS encoding carbohydrate ABC transporter permease, which produces MSAVTLPGVAARPAPRRRRLRPSTVLLTAAVVAATLVALLPLAIVLFTAFKPTAEVNAFPPTLLPDAWTTANFERIFADLPFGRLIANSFLFAGGVTVFALVFDSLAAYALARIDFAGRKALLVAIVATLMIPFQATLIPVYQIVSDLGWVNTFAGLIAPRAADAFGIFFLRQFFISLPRDLDNAARIDGASELRVFTQIVLPNARPALMTLAIFVFVNNWNDLLWPLVFTTQREMGTITSGLTLLTGPGGIVPYGVMMAGALVAVVPLVVAFLFVQRRFIESIATTGLK; this is translated from the coding sequence CCGCCGCCGTCGTCGCCGCGACGCTGGTCGCGCTGCTGCCGCTCGCCATCGTCCTGTTCACGGCCTTCAAGCCGACGGCCGAGGTGAACGCCTTCCCGCCGACGCTGCTGCCGGACGCGTGGACCACCGCGAACTTCGAGCGGATCTTCGCCGACCTGCCGTTCGGCCGGCTCATCGCGAACTCGTTCCTGTTCGCCGGCGGGGTCACCGTGTTCGCACTGGTGTTCGACTCGCTCGCCGCCTACGCCCTCGCCCGGATCGACTTCGCGGGCCGGAAGGCGCTGCTGGTGGCGATCGTCGCGACGCTGATGATCCCGTTCCAGGCCACGCTCATCCCCGTCTACCAGATCGTCAGCGACCTGGGCTGGGTCAACACGTTCGCCGGCCTGATCGCGCCGCGCGCCGCCGACGCCTTCGGGATCTTCTTCCTGCGGCAGTTCTTCATCTCGCTGCCGCGGGACCTCGACAACGCGGCGCGGATCGACGGCGCGTCCGAGCTGCGGGTGTTCACGCAGATCGTGCTGCCGAACGCCCGGCCCGCGCTGATGACGCTCGCGATCTTCGTGTTCGTCAACAACTGGAACGACCTGCTCTGGCCGCTGGTGTTCACCACGCAGCGCGAGATGGGCACCATCACCTCCGGGCTGACGCTGCTCACGGGCCCCGGCGGCATCGTGCCCTACGGCGTGATGATGGCCGGCGCGCTGGTCGCGGTCGTGCCGCTGGTCGTCGCGTTCCTGTTCGTGCAGCGGCGGTTCATCGAGTCGATCGCCACCACGGGGCTCAAGTGA
- a CDS encoding family 1 glycosylhydrolase: MTAPDRRWYDDGALHFGLGIEDTFVPQTRPGERAIDEYELTDHYAKYASDLQLAVDAGATFLRWGVPWYRVSPAPGQWDWSWVDRVVDRFGELGLRPVVDLLHYGTPLWLDRQFAHPDYPKVVAEYAVAFAERYGETVTDYTPVNEPMIHALFCGVYGYWPPYLTGDTGLTTMVRSLGEGFVRTQQGIAEVLGDRATFVHVDASMRYSGDVHGEHRARAERLRHQAYLVEDLVTGRVGEGHPLLGVLRGGGLDDASLAWFAEQAVRPDVMGVNYYPRISTEVFEEGVHHGGGFADPRPTEDAGVAGLVEVLTEAERRYGAPVMLTETAVTAGRADRIAWLHESVAAIRALRAVGHRVVGYTWWPVFDMYEWTYRHASGPRSDHLLTMGLWDLVEDGRGGLDRVRTPVADTFRALATDTRANTR; encoded by the coding sequence GTGACGGCCCCGGACCGGCGCTGGTACGACGACGGCGCGCTGCACTTCGGCCTCGGCATCGAGGACACGTTCGTCCCGCAGACCCGCCCCGGCGAGCGCGCGATCGACGAGTACGAGCTGACCGACCACTACGCGAAGTACGCCTCCGACCTGCAGCTCGCGGTCGACGCCGGGGCCACCTTCCTGCGCTGGGGCGTGCCCTGGTACCGGGTCAGCCCCGCCCCGGGGCAGTGGGACTGGTCGTGGGTGGACCGGGTGGTCGACCGGTTCGGCGAGCTCGGGCTGCGGCCCGTCGTCGACCTGCTGCACTACGGCACCCCGCTCTGGCTGGACCGGCAGTTCGCGCACCCCGACTACCCGAAGGTGGTCGCGGAGTACGCGGTCGCGTTCGCCGAGCGGTACGGGGAGACCGTCACCGACTACACGCCCGTGAACGAGCCGATGATCCACGCGCTGTTCTGCGGCGTGTACGGCTACTGGCCGCCGTACCTCACCGGGGACACCGGGCTCACCACGATGGTCCGCAGCCTCGGCGAGGGGTTCGTCCGCACCCAGCAGGGCATCGCGGAGGTGCTCGGCGACCGAGCGACGTTCGTGCACGTCGACGCCTCGATGCGGTACTCGGGGGACGTGCACGGCGAGCACCGCGCCCGGGCCGAGCGGCTGCGGCACCAGGCGTACCTCGTCGAGGACCTGGTCACGGGCCGCGTCGGGGAGGGCCACCCGCTGCTGGGCGTGCTCCGCGGCGGCGGCCTGGACGACGCGTCGCTCGCGTGGTTCGCCGAGCAGGCGGTGCGGCCGGACGTCATGGGCGTCAACTACTACCCGCGCATCTCCACCGAGGTGTTCGAGGAGGGCGTGCACCACGGCGGCGGCTTCGCCGACCCGCGGCCCACCGAGGACGCCGGGGTGGCCGGGCTGGTCGAGGTGCTCACCGAGGCCGAGCGCCGGTACGGGGCGCCCGTCATGCTCACCGAGACCGCCGTCACCGCCGGGCGGGCCGACCGCATCGCGTGGCTGCACGAGTCCGTCGCGGCGATCCGCGCGCTGCGGGCCGTCGGGCACCGGGTCGTCGGGTACACGTGGTGGCCGGTGTTCGACATGTACGAGTGGACCTACAGGCACGCCTCGGGCCCGCGGTCCGACCACCTCCTGACGATGGGTCTGTGGGACCTGGTCGAGGACGGCCGCGGCGGCCTGGACCGCGTGCGCACCCCGGTCGCGGACACGTTCCGCGCCCTGGCCACGGACACCCGGGCGAACACCCGCTGA